The Macadamia integrifolia cultivar HAES 741 chromosome 4, SCU_Mint_v3, whole genome shotgun sequence genome contains the following window.
ATCCATTTTCACCATAAAAATAAAGTCCAGTGCCATTTAAGGCCATGAACGATATCGGAGCATTTGAATTAACAAAAGCATTCTGTTCCATCGAAATCTTCCAATAATTCGACCCTTTCCATTCAAGTAATCCATCATAAGTATCAACCGAGAATTGGAAATCCCCAGATGAGTAGTCGGAATCAGAGAGAGAACTCACCAAGGATTTACCGACCGGGAGTTGTTGACCGATCACAATAGTATCGGTGGGCTGATCGAAGCTCTGCCAAATAGAACGGTTGAACTGATCGAGCAATGCAAGATTTCCTGTCTCGGTGAGTTGCATTGCTGCAACGGATGAATTTAACGGCTGCGTTGACCATTTTACGGTGACGGCGCCGCTGCTGATTTTGTCGGTGACAGCGATGCCTTGGGGAGAAAGAAAGAGTCGGATGGATTTGGAGAAGGGGGAATCACGACTAGCTGACCATATGACGGTTTGGGAAGTGGAATGAAGGATGCAGAGGTAGTACTTGGATTGCTGCCTGCCGGGATTGAAGAAGGCGGCATTGAAGGTTCCATTGCGAGATCTTAAGAAGACTCCGTTGGCATCGATGAATTGAAAATATGAAGAAGTGTGGTTTGGATAGATGAATTCATGGTTGATTCTCTCGCAACTTGCGAGGTTTGCTAAGGATAAGAAGAAGGTGGTGACGGAGAAGAGGATGGAGCccatgcagagagagagagagagagagacgaggAGGGTTTGGGTTTGATGGAGTGAAGGTCGCATGGGTTAGAGATGTATGGTCATAAAGTTGACTTATCTATGTGGTCCCCATCAGTACAACAATAAGATAAACCATACGATTGAAATAGTCCAAAATTTGACTTCTTTAAGAGTTCTATAAGCAAGTTGGCTATCAACGTTTCAAGTAGGAGTTTAGATCAAGTCTTTGTATGAGAATGGTGTCTGATTTTTACATTGAATTCATTCAATATGAAAATTCATTATACAAAGAAAGAGAACAAGTGAATTTCATGTATGGCTAAGACATctaatgagaaccattctcgtacaaGAACCTGATCTAGACTTGAATATGGGGGCATCATTTTCCTCCTTTGGTGTTTGGGCGCAGGCCATGGTGATCAAGGAActttctttctccctaaaaataagaataaagaaAGCAAAATTGTGCAACAAATGCTAGCACTTCCCAATGTATCTCTGTTCCCTCTTATGAAATACTCCTTATTGTGGGTGGAGAGAGATAAGCACAAAGGAGGCATTGGCGCCACATAAGAACTCAATCTcattaaaaatataaacaatTACAATTGACATTTAGCAACTACTTTGCAAAAAAATGGTAGATGATGTGGCCATTCTAACTATTAAATATAGAGATCAAGATTTGAattagccacatgtcaaatcTCAAAGGTTTTAATCAATCTCCACAAATGTATTAATATGTATCATCTTGGGATTCGGCTCCTCTACGGTGCGAGGCTGCATAAGACATTATTTGGCGCAACTCCTGGTGTCAACACATGGCACATGGGGTGATTGAGTGGTCTGGTGGGATTAAGCTACATagagtaagggtgtcaaccgGTAGGGCTGgtccggtttcgatcgggccGGTTTGGTTTctatcgggcttgaagactttcaaaggctacaccgtgtccgcccatttaactaattgggcttagttattgagggcatggtacattttatattcggtcggttggcctcgggctataatcgagctaccttaatcgggctttagtcgggccttaaccaggctacggacatgtttaatgttaaacgggctttaaccggtttttaaacgggctctctttaaaatgtgctcttatattccgacccagtcatgcaagcccaaaaaaatgacaataaatcaataaatgataccaaatataaccattatttaaactgtgaacatgtctttactttttactttttattctttggggtctacaatcattaaagggtcgcgccaagtcggtgcacaataggccggtctcggtcgagagttattcggtcggtctcgatcgggtgcccgacggtccaagtagcaaaatcgagaccgaccatttataaatgggccgggctcaagcccgacacgtttaataaaagGTTTGGGccgggccgatctataaacgATCGATCCCGATCAATTTAATCGGGttgggccacgaattgacaccacTAACATggaggttaataaacatgcaaTCCATGGGAAGGTGTGCTTGTCATCACTTTCAAATTCTTGAAGTTAGCTAAAATCTCTAAACACCCTTTTACCTTTTCTACATTTCTCTGTCAAACTAACAGGGCTATAGGGAAATTTTCAAATATAGTCATCTCTGTATATGACAACTCTCAAGCATCATTACATTTTCTTGTGCTTTAGCACCAAAACAAATTGCAACGATGGAAGGAAATAATTGTTTATGGCATAGAAATTTTTAATTGGGATTGTATTCTTTGTTTGGGAGCGTAGTTCCTATTACTATTCAGgatcatcaaatttttttttttcacttcaatATATAAGGTTAGGTAGATCATTTTACAAGGATGAGGAGAGAGACGAACAAAAGAGTGCAAGAATGGCTCATAggccaaaaaaatatatataaaaatagtttTAATCCTACGGaagaaacaattaaataaaaataaaggtttGTAGTTATTTAATGCCGCCTTTCGAGATGGtggcatttttcatttttcttgtgcaacaattatttttttactaaaatgatagcaactaCTAaccttcctatttttttttggggggggtggtgtggggaGTGAGGTTCAAATCCTATCGAGAGTCCATAGGTCACTAAAGCGATAGCTCAAGAGGGCTGCCTAGGGTGGCGTCCCATATCCAATAGACGGCGGTGGAGAATATACCGATGGTGGCAAGCGACCTTTCCATTTGACGTAGGGCAGAACCTTACTGCATTGCCCACCAGCATCATCACGCCAAGAGGTGCTTCTCCACCCATGAGAACTGAGTAAACGAAGCTTCACTGCTAACCCTTGATCGTTAATGGATATTTGAACAGTGGCCAACGTCGATGGAGAATACATTGATGAAGTCCTAGTCTCGAATCATGTCTGGACTCCATTGACATCAATGAAGAAGAGGCTTGCAGGAGACATGGGTTAGGTTTCTGTGAGGTTgaaggaaaatgaaatcttT
Protein-coding sequences here:
- the LOC122076334 gene encoding G-type lectin S-receptor-like serine/threonine-protein kinase At5g35370; this encodes MGSILFSVTTFFLSLANLASCERINHEFIYPNHTSSYFQFIDANGVFLRSRNGTFNAAFFNPGRQQSKYYLCILHSTSQTVIWSASRDSPFSKSIRLFLSPQGIAVTDKISSGAVTVKWSTQPLNSSVAAMQLTETGNLALLDQFNRSIWQSFDQPTDTIVIGQQLPVGKSLVSSLSDSDYSSGDFQFSVDTYDGLLEWKGSNYWKISMEQNAFVNSNAPISFMALNGTGLYFYGENGSVVVLQVILSPSEFRIAKLGFGGQFTISSLSFRSTTYEFMAPKDICRIPYICGLIGLCTTVTSSGQYSCSCPSGFQNINQGCFPSDASLSLPSACNDTDSVQSSTVSYTSLVFCNPNFSFLLDFFTVVFLIIEHSSEVRPYKGATGGLCTAVFILEVDSQEPICIIK